A window of the Halopseudomonas phragmitis genome harbors these coding sequences:
- a CDS encoding nuclear transport factor 2 family protein, translating to MSNRTHLARACCTLFLCVGLTVVANAKSPEQPPHSAESLVRQAFEDWRQGRGSVFDLLAEDAEWTVAGFSPVSAVYRSRQALIDEAVGPINARLATPITPEVKQVIAQDNNVVVLWDGRATASDGSEYLNSYAWHMVLEGGRITRVTAFLDTWALNELLE from the coding sequence ATGAGTAACAGAACCCACCTGGCCAGAGCCTGCTGCACGCTTTTTCTGTGTGTTGGCCTGACTGTTGTGGCGAATGCCAAAAGCCCGGAGCAACCGCCACACAGTGCCGAATCGCTGGTTCGGCAGGCATTTGAAGACTGGCGGCAGGGACGCGGCAGCGTGTTTGACCTGCTGGCAGAGGATGCCGAATGGACCGTAGCCGGATTTAGCCCGGTATCTGCGGTCTATCGCAGCAGGCAGGCACTGATCGATGAGGCGGTAGGCCCTATCAATGCCCGTCTGGCGACGCCGATAACGCCAGAGGTCAAGCAGGTCATAGCTCAGGACAACAATGTTGTGGTGCTATGGGATGGCCGCGCCACGGCCAGCGATGGATCGGAATACCTCAACAGTTATGCCTGGCATATGGTGCTGGAGGGGGGCAGGATCACCCGCGTTACGGCATTTCTGGATACCTGGGCCTTGAATGAGTTGCTGGAGTAA
- a CDS encoding DUF3597 domain-containing protein, which translates to MSFFNKILSKLGIGSAEAAPAEPGAAALAETPAATAAEASPSAIPVVDVVAQLEQKAAANPQQLNWKTSIVDLLKLLDLDSSLGARKELATELGCPAELMSDSAQMNMWLHKQVLARIAANGGNIPAELAN; encoded by the coding sequence ATGTCCTTTTTCAACAAAATCCTCAGCAAACTCGGCATCGGCAGCGCGGAAGCAGCACCCGCAGAGCCTGGCGCGGCAGCACTGGCAGAAACCCCAGCCGCCACAGCAGCGGAGGCATCCCCCAGTGCCATCCCTGTCGTAGACGTGGTTGCCCAGCTCGAACAAAAAGCCGCAGCCAATCCGCAGCAACTGAACTGGAAGACTTCAATTGTCGACCTGCTCAAACTGCTTGATCTGGACAGCAGCCTCGGCGCACGTAAAGAGCTCGCCACCGAATTGGGTTGCCCGGCTGAGCTGATGTCTGATTCAGCGCAGATGAACATGTGGCTGCACAAGCAGGTGCTTGCTCGCATCGCCGCGAACGGCGGCAATATCCCTGCCGAGCTGGCTAACTAA
- the modC gene encoding molybdenum ABC transporter ATP-binding protein, with protein MTLHIQALLRHGDDFQLQVDTELPLQGVTALFGRSGCGKTTLLRIIAGLERVPGATLRFGEQIWQQGRSFVPLHRRRIGLVFQEDSLLPHLSARDNLLYGYRRTPAALRRLHPPEVCAMLDIEGLLERRIDQLSGGQRQRFALGRALLISPQLLLLDEPLSALDTQTKREIMPFLSRMAAQSGVPIIMVTHAPDEVERLADRIVFMRDGRIECIESLGAALARHDSPLFADEGAASVLHGVLGEAAADGLRPFGPAEARLWLSAAASGADTRPQRLQIRAQDVSLALDDPQRISIQNHLKVTIERIDPIKLQHVLVACRTGDGQLLLAEITRRATQQLQLAPGQSVFALIKSVALLE; from the coding sequence ATGACACTGCATATTCAGGCCCTGCTGCGCCATGGCGATGACTTTCAGTTGCAGGTCGATACCGAGCTGCCGTTGCAGGGTGTCACCGCGTTATTCGGCCGCTCGGGCTGCGGCAAGACCACGCTGCTGCGGATCATTGCCGGGCTGGAGCGGGTGCCGGGTGCCACACTGCGGTTTGGCGAGCAGATCTGGCAGCAGGGACGCAGTTTTGTGCCGCTGCACCGGCGCCGCATCGGTCTGGTCTTTCAGGAAGACAGCCTGCTGCCGCACCTGTCGGCGCGTGACAACTTGCTGTATGGCTACCGGCGTACCCCCGCGGCCCTGCGCCGGCTGCATCCCCCCGAGGTGTGCGCCATGCTGGATATTGAAGGCCTGCTCGAACGGCGGATCGACCAGCTTTCCGGCGGCCAGCGCCAGCGATTTGCCTTGGGGCGGGCGCTGCTGATCAGCCCGCAGCTGCTGTTGCTCGATGAGCCGCTGTCTGCGCTGGACACCCAGACCAAGCGGGAAATCATGCCGTTTCTCTCACGCATGGCGGCGCAGTCCGGGGTGCCGATCATCATGGTGACCCATGCTCCGGACGAGGTGGAGCGGCTGGCCGACCGCATCGTGTTCATGCGCGACGGCCGGATCGAATGTATTGAGTCGCTGGGCGCCGCCCTGGCCCGGCACGACTCGCCGTTGTTTGCCGATGAAGGGGCCGCCAGTGTTCTGCACGGCGTGCTGGGTGAAGCCGCGGCCGATGGTCTGCGGCCCTTCGGCCCGGCCGAGGCGCGCCTGTGGCTTTCAGCGGCGGCTTCGGGGGCAGACACACGCCCGCAACGCCTGCAGATACGTGCTCAGGATGTCAGCCTGGCGCTTGATGACCCGCAACGCATCAGCATTCAGAATCACCTGAAAGTCACCATCGAACGCATCGACCCGATCAAGCTCCAGCATGTTCTGGTGGCCTGCCGGACCGGCGACGGCCAACTGCTGCTGGCCGAAATTACCCGGCGGGCCACCCAGCAGCTGCAACTGGCCCCCGGGCAAAGCGTGTTCGCCCTGATCAAGTCGGTGGCGCTGCTGGAGTAA
- the modA gene encoding molybdate ABC transporter substrate-binding protein yields MSFLRMIRWIAACAALLLASTLQASEPVRIAAASDLRYALDEILAVYRQAHPDAAIDVIYGSSGKMTTQIINGAPYDIFFSADIAFPRQLQERGMTVTEPAVYALGRIVLWSNSLDTSQLSLADLTDPRIRRIAIAQPSHAPYGQRAQEALQAAGVWEAVQPKLVFGENIAHTAQMTQSGAAQVGIIALSLARFPDLARHGYTLIDDALHNPLTQGYVVTRRGADKPAALEFAEFMATGPAHEIMRRYGFLMPGEQEP; encoded by the coding sequence ATGTCCTTTCTGAGGATGATCCGTTGGATCGCCGCTTGTGCAGCGCTGCTGTTGGCCAGCACGCTGCAGGCCAGTGAGCCGGTGCGGATTGCTGCGGCTTCTGATCTGCGCTATGCCCTTGATGAGATTCTGGCGGTTTACCGTCAGGCCCACCCGGATGCGGCCATCGATGTGATCTACGGTTCTTCCGGCAAGATGACCACCCAGATCATCAACGGGGCGCCCTACGATATTTTCTTCTCTGCCGACATTGCCTTCCCCAGGCAGTTACAGGAGCGCGGCATGACCGTGACCGAGCCGGCGGTGTATGCCCTGGGCCGGATCGTGCTGTGGAGCAATTCGCTGGATACCAGCCAGCTCAGCCTTGCGGACCTGACCGACCCGCGCATCCGGCGCATCGCTATTGCCCAGCCCAGTCATGCGCCCTATGGCCAGCGGGCCCAGGAAGCGCTGCAGGCCGCTGGTGTCTGGGAAGCGGTGCAGCCCAAGCTGGTGTTCGGTGAGAACATCGCGCACACCGCTCAGATGACCCAGTCAGGCGCGGCGCAGGTTGGCATCATTGCCCTGTCGCTGGCGAGGTTTCCGGACCTGGCCAGGCATGGCTACACACTGATTGACGATGCCCTGCACAACCCACTGACTCAGGGCTATGTGGTCACCAGGCGGGGCGCTGACAAGCCGGCGGCGCTGGAGTTTGCCGAGTTCATGGCTACCGGGCCCGCGCATGAAATCATGCGGCGCTATGGCTTTCTGATGCCCGGCGAGCAGGAGCCATAA
- a CDS encoding winged helix-turn-helix domain-containing protein, which yields MPSRLRLRQRLMFGNAIALGPGKAELLQHIADCGSISAAARRMGMSYRRAWLLVETMNQCFRAPLIETAAGGKGGGGAALTSLGQQVLIHYQRIQTLAEAATAGELDELEGLLAAAPPADPH from the coding sequence ATGCCTTCACGATTACGTCTGCGCCAGCGATTGATGTTCGGCAATGCCATTGCCCTTGGGCCGGGCAAGGCCGAGTTGTTGCAGCACATCGCGGACTGCGGTTCGATCTCGGCGGCGGCCCGGCGCATGGGTATGAGTTATCGCCGTGCCTGGCTGCTGGTGGAAACCATGAATCAGTGCTTTCGGGCCCCGCTGATTGAAACCGCTGCCGGTGGTAAAGGTGGTGGTGGCGCGGCACTGACCTCGCTCGGTCAGCAGGTGCTCATCCACTATCAGCGCATTCAGACGCTGGCTGAGGCGGCGACGGCTGGTGAACTGGATGAGTTGGAGGGGTTGCTGGCGGCGGCCCCGCCTGCCGATCCCCACTAG
- a CDS encoding DUF7693 family protein: MNQPAANVTNLPAREVYQRLKDVCLGTATARRHGQQNWNDVHSGLVTIDIDGWLITLNKEAGALDYCAACTTPDGRHSDMHSWAERGTDPLELLSVWERGRLEAVLETLR, encoded by the coding sequence GTGAATCAGCCAGCCGCCAACGTCACCAATCTTCCGGCCCGCGAGGTCTATCAGCGACTCAAGGACGTCTGCCTGGGCACCGCCACTGCCCGCCGTCATGGGCAGCAAAACTGGAACGATGTGCATAGCGGTCTGGTTACCATCGATATCGACGGCTGGCTCATCACCCTGAACAAGGAAGCCGGCGCCCTGGACTACTGCGCCGCCTGCACAACCCCCGATGGCCGCCACTCCGACATGCACTCCTGGGCTGAGCGCGGCACTGACCCGTTGGAGCTGTTGAGTGTGTGGGAGCGGGGTAGGTTGGAGGCGGTATTGGAAACTCTGCGCTAG
- a CDS encoding alkyl sulfatase dimerization domain-containing protein, whose amino-acid sequence MLKHNTCHLAAVLVLVTGLASADTYTPEALSSGRADPSLHLQQGSTQTEAQRINEVSYMATGFGNSFMVVTGAGNVVIDTSLRSMARHHRQLLGAVDDGPIHSIILTHGHGDHTGGVDLWKQPDTRVIGQRNMVEFLHYQQRLEGIFNQRNRAQFGFALDAGQSQAATVQNFAAPMLPDTLFDDHMAFTLGDVEFELIHTPSETDDALTVWLPQYKTAFVGDLYYAAFPNIYTLRGTKPRWALDYVASIDRVLALEPEILLPGHGAPIRGKEAIRSALTHYRDAIQYVHDQTVIGMNQGKDVYTLMREIKLPESLQMSEAYGRIAWSVRGIYEGYMGWFDGNPVNMYDLPPEGIYPDLVALAGGSQAVIGQARVALEQNDEVKALRLLDAALSAAPDDREALNLKLQILVQLRRQSSNLNESGWLNYGINSTRQQLGD is encoded by the coding sequence ATGCTGAAACACAACACCTGTCATCTGGCGGCAGTGCTGGTACTGGTCACCGGCCTGGCCAGCGCCGATACCTACACCCCCGAGGCCCTGAGCAGTGGTCGTGCCGATCCGAGCCTGCACCTGCAGCAGGGCAGCACTCAGACCGAAGCGCAAAGGATCAACGAGGTCAGCTACATGGCCACTGGCTTCGGCAACAGCTTCATGGTGGTCACTGGCGCAGGCAATGTGGTCATCGACACCTCGCTCCGGAGCATGGCCCGGCACCACAGGCAGTTGCTCGGCGCGGTGGATGACGGACCGATCCACAGCATCATCCTGACCCACGGTCATGGCGACCATACCGGTGGAGTCGACCTTTGGAAACAGCCTGACACCCGGGTGATCGGGCAGCGCAACATGGTCGAATTCCTGCATTATCAGCAGCGTCTGGAAGGTATTTTCAATCAGCGCAATCGGGCCCAGTTCGGCTTCGCCCTGGACGCCGGTCAGAGCCAGGCCGCCACAGTGCAGAACTTTGCCGCACCCATGCTGCCCGATACCCTGTTCGACGACCACATGGCTTTCACTCTGGGCGACGTCGAATTCGAGCTGATCCACACTCCCAGCGAAACCGACGACGCCCTGACCGTTTGGTTGCCACAATACAAAACGGCCTTTGTCGGCGACCTGTACTATGCCGCCTTCCCGAACATCTACACCCTGCGCGGCACCAAACCGCGTTGGGCGCTGGACTACGTCGCCTCGATTGACCGGGTGCTGGCGCTGGAACCGGAAATCCTGTTGCCCGGTCATGGCGCGCCGATTCGCGGCAAAGAGGCCATTCGTAGTGCGCTGACCCACTATCGAGACGCTATCCAGTACGTACACGATCAGACCGTGATTGGCATGAACCAGGGCAAGGACGTCTATACCCTGATGCGCGAGATCAAGCTGCCCGAGTCGCTGCAGATGAGCGAAGCCTATGGCCGGATTGCCTGGTCGGTACGCGGGATCTACGAGGGGTACATGGGCTGGTTCGACGGCAACCCGGTCAATATGTATGACCTGCCACCCGAAGGCATCTATCCCGATCTGGTCGCCCTGGCCGGCGGTAGCCAGGCTGTCATCGGCCAAGCGCGGGTCGCCTTAGAGCAGAATGACGAGGTCAAAGCGCTGCGCTTGCTCGATGCCGCCCTGTCCGCAGCCCCTGACGACCGTGAAGCACTGAACCTGAAACTGCAGATTCTCGTCCAACTGCGCCGGCAGTCCTCCAATCTCAACGAGTCCGGCTGGCTGAACTATGGCATCAACAGCACCCGGCAGCAGCTTGGCGACTGA
- the modB gene encoding molybdate ABC transporter permease subunit, which yields MLGLSPADWQAIEVTLRLCLYTTLILLVIATPLAWWLAQGRSRTRVVVQAIVALPLVLPPTVLGFYLLVTLGPHGFVGRTLENMGLEHLAFSFEGILFASVLYSMPFAVQPLCEAFSNLGRRPVEVAGSLGAGALDRFRSVIFPLTRGGFVVAATLTFAHTLGEFGVILMLGGSIPGETKVLSILIYDHTEAMNYAAAHRLSLMLLIFAFITLFIVYSINRRFQVARA from the coding sequence ATGCTCGGACTCAGCCCGGCAGACTGGCAGGCTATCGAGGTCACCTTGCGGCTTTGCCTGTACACCACCCTGATTCTGCTGGTGATCGCCACGCCGCTGGCCTGGTGGCTGGCGCAGGGGCGTTCTCGCACGCGGGTTGTTGTGCAGGCGATTGTCGCGCTGCCATTGGTGCTGCCACCCACGGTGCTGGGGTTCTATCTGCTGGTCACGCTGGGGCCGCATGGTTTTGTTGGCCGCACGCTGGAGAACATGGGGCTTGAGCATCTGGCCTTTTCGTTCGAGGGCATTTTGTTTGCCTCGGTGCTGTACTCGATGCCCTTTGCCGTACAGCCGCTGTGCGAGGCGTTCAGCAATCTCGGCCGGCGTCCGGTGGAAGTGGCCGGCAGCCTGGGCGCTGGCGCGCTGGATCGCTTTCGCAGCGTCATTTTTCCCCTGACCCGTGGCGGCTTTGTGGTCGCGGCGACCCTGACCTTTGCCCATACGCTGGGCGAGTTCGGGGTGATTCTCATGCTGGGCGGCAGTATTCCCGGGGAGACCAAGGTGCTGTCGATCCTCATCTATGACCATACCGAGGCCATGAACTACGCTGCGGCACACCGGCTCTCGCTGATGCTGCTGATCTTTGCCTTTATCACCCTGTTTATTGTCTACAGCATCAACCGGCGCTTTCAGGTGGCCAGAGCATGA
- a CDS encoding type II toxin-antitoxin system YoeB family toxin yields MVTRSNANSSGLWSKRISQKDRLIYRFDDKSIYIFAIGGHYDQP; encoded by the coding sequence ATAGTTACCCGCTCAAATGCCAACAGCTCTGGCCTATGGTCTAAACGGATATCGCAGAAAGATCGTTTGATATATCGGTTCGACGACAAGTCCATTTATATCTTCGCTATTGGTGGTCACTACGATCAGCCCTAA
- a CDS encoding Crp/Fnr family transcriptional regulator, giving the protein MAEFYRKGNWFAELPVQVQAAIRERMRIRHLNKGEHLYRQGAGAVGLYQVLSGFVQLRAIGSNGNEILITIYGPGCVLGEIPLMSSIKRAFDALALGPVQIAELPRQDFDELSRRYPEIYQRLTEKLCQTIVGLLAHIEDTSLLSLNQRLAKLLLSAARAYGREEQAGQLIDLPLTQADMGKMLGVSRQSVHRELTRLKSAGLVSKRQGCWFISDLPKLQESLSPPHRSQADSD; this is encoded by the coding sequence TTGGCTGAGTTTTATCGGAAGGGCAACTGGTTCGCTGAACTGCCGGTGCAGGTGCAGGCGGCGATCCGTGAGCGCATGCGGATTCGCCACCTGAACAAGGGCGAGCACCTCTACCGTCAGGGCGCCGGGGCCGTCGGGCTGTACCAGGTGCTGAGCGGTTTTGTGCAATTGCGGGCAATCGGCAGCAACGGCAATGAAATACTGATAACCATCTACGGGCCGGGTTGCGTGCTGGGTGAGATCCCCTTGATGTCGAGCATCAAGCGCGCCTTCGATGCTCTGGCGCTAGGCCCGGTGCAAATAGCCGAACTGCCTCGCCAGGACTTCGACGAGTTGTCCCGGCGCTATCCGGAAATCTACCAGCGCCTGACCGAGAAGCTCTGCCAAACGATTGTCGGCCTGCTCGCCCACATCGAAGACACCTCGCTCCTGAGCCTGAACCAGCGGCTGGCCAAACTGCTGCTCTCGGCCGCGCGCGCCTACGGCCGAGAGGAACAGGCTGGCCAGTTGATCGATCTGCCTTTGACTCAAGCCGATATGGGCAAGATGCTGGGCGTCAGTCGGCAAAGCGTCCACCGCGAACTGACCCGCTTGAAAAGCGCCGGCCTGGTGAGCAAACGGCAGGGTTGCTGGTTCATCAGCGACCTGCCAAAGCTGCAGGAAAGCCTGTCGCCCCCACACAGATCCCAGGCCGATTCTGACTGA
- a CDS encoding thioredoxin family protein — protein MTTALPDGLIVVAKADCPTCRLVEPLLAELAGAGALTVYVQDSAEYAAALPGTLYDQTLEHSYRLGIEFVPTLIRVENGQEVERTYGWHKEDWRALSGVPTLGEELPVMRPGCGSKTLEPGIAEELELAFGDIRLQSREIDISSADDAIEACYERGWSDGLPVVPPTPVRVLRMLKGTTRAPDEVVGLMPPDLVPCTVEKVAINAVMAGCKPEYMPVLLAALEAALTDEFGLHGLICTTMFGSPMIVVNGPAARAIGMNSGVNALGQGNRANATIGRALQLIIRNVGGGRPGEIDRATLGNPGKYSFCFAEAEDSDWLPLAQERGIEAGRSAVTLFPGEGVQGIVDQKSRDPESLARSFALSLRAVDHAKLAMAGDAVLVVSPEHARVFIEAGWSKQRLREELERLLLAPGAELVAGAGGIAEGIPERFKDLQVPKFRPGGLLIVRAGGTAGLFSAIIAGWAASGPVGSSPVTREVTV, from the coding sequence ATGACTACAGCACTTCCCGATGGCCTGATTGTGGTGGCCAAGGCCGATTGCCCGACTTGCCGGCTGGTTGAACCGCTGCTGGCGGAGCTGGCTGGTGCCGGAGCGCTGACCGTGTATGTGCAGGACTCGGCCGAATACGCCGCCGCGCTGCCCGGTACTCTGTATGACCAGACCCTGGAACATTCCTACCGCCTTGGCATTGAGTTCGTGCCGACCCTGATCCGGGTCGAGAACGGCCAGGAGGTCGAGCGCACCTATGGCTGGCACAAGGAAGACTGGCGTGCCCTGAGTGGGGTGCCGACCCTGGGTGAGGAGTTGCCGGTGATGCGCCCCGGCTGCGGTTCCAAGACCCTGGAGCCGGGCATTGCCGAGGAGCTGGAACTGGCCTTTGGCGATATTCGCCTGCAGTCGCGTGAAATCGATATTTCTTCTGCCGACGATGCCATCGAAGCCTGCTACGAGCGCGGCTGGAGTGATGGCTTGCCGGTGGTGCCGCCGACTCCGGTACGGGTGCTGAGGATGCTCAAGGGCACCACCCGTGCGCCGGATGAAGTGGTCGGGCTGATGCCACCTGATCTGGTGCCCTGCACGGTGGAGAAGGTTGCCATCAATGCGGTTATGGCCGGTTGCAAACCTGAGTACATGCCGGTGCTGCTGGCGGCGCTGGAAGCTGCGCTGACCGATGAGTTCGGCCTGCACGGGCTGATCTGTACCACCATGTTCGGTAGCCCGATGATCGTGGTCAACGGCCCGGCGGCACGGGCCATCGGTATGAATTCCGGGGTCAATGCACTGGGCCAGGGCAATCGCGCCAACGCCACTATCGGCCGGGCGCTGCAACTGATCATCCGCAATGTTGGTGGTGGCCGCCCCGGCGAGATCGACCGCGCGACCCTGGGCAATCCCGGCAAGTACAGTTTCTGCTTTGCCGAGGCAGAAGACAGCGATTGGCTGCCGCTGGCCCAGGAACGTGGCATCGAGGCAGGACGGTCGGCGGTGACGCTGTTCCCCGGTGAAGGGGTGCAGGGTATTGTCGATCAGAAGTCACGCGATCCTGAATCGCTGGCACGCTCCTTTGCCCTGTCGCTGCGCGCGGTTGATCACGCCAAGCTGGCGATGGCCGGTGATGCGGTGCTGGTGGTGTCGCCCGAACATGCGCGAGTGTTTATCGAGGCTGGCTGGTCCAAGCAGCGCCTGCGCGAAGAGCTGGAACGCCTGCTGCTGGCGCCGGGTGCCGAGCTGGTCGCCGGGGCTGGCGGCATTGCCGAGGGCATTCCCGAACGTTTCAAGGATCTGCAGGTGCCCAAGTTTCGCCCCGGCGGCCTGCTGATCGTCCGGGCTGGCGGCACTGCCGGCCTGTTTTCCGCCATTATTGCTGGCTGGGCTGCTTCTGGCCCGGTTGGTTCGTCTCCGGTAACACGTGAG
- a CDS encoding winged helix-turn-helix domain-containing protein: MIEIERPPDLTRLRRLALSAQGLLQAQPFGRGLAGAREAINHIGYVQIDTISVVERAHHHVLHSRVPQFSPAMTNKMLADGEIFEYWAHAAAFLPIADFRFSLPYKHAIKSGQTHWYRNPDKKLMGELLERIRSDGPMRSRDIETNTTKRAGWWDWKPAKKALEQLYMQGDLMISDRTGFQKTYDLTERVLPSHVNTKNPSMEEFSTHIVDQQLRCHGVVALKGITYQRRNAELRKAVKNLVDDRLAQGVLEQIKLRSGETFIVEAGALDGPLPRLSNRMVILSPFDNSVIQRERLKALFQYDYQIECYVPAAKRQYGYFCLPLLYRDEFVGRMDCKAHRRLRLLEIKSLYFEKFNFDEELLLAAFLAALKKFCQFQECDRVSLAEAYPKHLAQRVRQALKLIE; this comes from the coding sequence ATGATTGAAATTGAGCGCCCACCAGATCTGACCCGTTTACGTCGTCTAGCCTTGAGCGCTCAAGGCTTGCTACAGGCTCAGCCCTTTGGGCGCGGTTTGGCGGGAGCGCGGGAGGCGATTAATCACATCGGTTATGTGCAGATCGATACCATATCGGTTGTGGAGCGAGCGCATCACCATGTCTTGCACTCTAGGGTTCCGCAGTTCAGCCCCGCCATGACGAACAAGATGTTGGCTGATGGCGAGATTTTCGAGTATTGGGCGCATGCGGCTGCATTTCTACCAATTGCCGATTTCAGGTTCTCCTTGCCCTACAAGCATGCGATTAAGAGCGGCCAGACGCATTGGTATAGAAATCCCGATAAGAAACTGATGGGAGAGCTGTTAGAGCGTATACGTTCAGATGGCCCGATGCGTTCGCGTGATATAGAAACCAATACGACGAAACGTGCAGGCTGGTGGGACTGGAAGCCAGCTAAAAAGGCGCTTGAACAGCTGTACATGCAAGGCGACCTGATGATCAGTGATCGCACCGGTTTCCAGAAAACCTATGACCTGACCGAGCGGGTACTGCCATCCCACGTCAATACCAAAAATCCCAGCATGGAAGAGTTTTCCACGCATATCGTCGATCAGCAATTACGCTGCCATGGGGTTGTTGCGCTCAAGGGGATTACATACCAACGCCGCAATGCTGAACTCCGCAAAGCGGTTAAAAATCTGGTTGACGATAGGTTGGCCCAGGGTGTTCTGGAGCAGATAAAGCTCCGCAGCGGCGAAACGTTCATCGTGGAAGCAGGCGCGCTTGATGGCCCGCTTCCACGGCTGAGCAATCGCATGGTCATTTTGTCTCCATTCGACAATAGCGTGATTCAGCGCGAACGGCTGAAAGCGCTTTTCCAATATGATTACCAAATAGAATGCTATGTGCCCGCAGCCAAGCGTCAGTACGGCTACTTTTGCCTGCCGCTTCTTTACCGTGATGAGTTTGTCGGGCGGATGGACTGCAAAGCCCACCGCAGGCTCAGGTTGTTAGAGATCAAGTCACTGTATTTTGAGAAGTTCAACTTTGATGAAGAGCTGCTGCTGGCTGCATTTTTAGCTGCCCTCAAAAAATTCTGTCAGTTTCAGGAGTGCGACAGGGTGAGTTTGGCAGAGGCTTATCCCAAGCATCTGGCTCAGCGTGTACGTCAGGCGCTAAAGCTGATCGAGTGA
- a CDS encoding VOC family protein, which translates to MFSHVMLGANDIEASKAFYDAVLGVIGAKPGVIDPKGRCFYFTKTGTFALSKPINGEPASCGNGSTIGFAVDSPEQADAWHAAGLANGGVTCEDPPGVREGNGVKLYLAYLRDPAGNKICALYRMG; encoded by the coding sequence ATGTTCAGTCACGTCATGCTCGGCGCTAACGATATCGAGGCGTCCAAGGCCTTTTACGATGCGGTGCTCGGCGTTATCGGCGCCAAGCCGGGCGTCATCGACCCCAAGGGCCGCTGCTTCTACTTCACCAAAACCGGCACCTTTGCCCTGAGCAAGCCGATCAATGGTGAGCCGGCTTCCTGCGGCAACGGCAGCACCATTGGTTTTGCCGTGGACAGCCCGGAGCAGGCTGACGCCTGGCACGCTGCCGGTCTGGCTAACGGTGGCGTGACCTGCGAAGACCCGCCGGGTGTGCGTGAGGGTAATGGCGTCAAGCTGTACCTGGCTTACCTGCGTGATCCGGCAGGCAACAAGATCTGTGCCCTGTACCGGATGGGCTAA